The region GAGGGGAAGGTGGCGACTCACAGCCCACGGCGGCAGCGAGGACGTCCCTGTGCTCGAGGTCCCCTATGATGGACGCCCTACCTCCGAATGTTCTGTCTGCTCCAAAGCCCGCCAGGCTCTCCCTTCATGTCCAGAAATGGATGACGAGATTGCTTCCTCCTGGTCTAGTTAATAATTCTTaccctcccccccctttttttttaattcaaggtgAAATCGGTGCATTGTAAAGCTGGAGACACAGTTGGAGAAGGAGATCTGCTAGTGGAACTGGAATGAAGTATTTATAGCCTTTCAGTCATCACCCGATTTAATTAGCCATTCGTATTACTGTTATTTCACACTCAATTTATTCAAGCGTTTTGCAGGAACACCCCTGTGTAGCAGATTTTACATGGTCATATTTATTCCACATATAGTCAAGACCAACATTCTGCCAAAAAATCaccaatggaaatttttattgatatataaatacTTGTACATAAGATTtgtacttctgggcttccctggcagcgcagtggttgagagtctgcctgccgatgcaggggacgaaggttcgtgccccagtctgggaaggtcccacatgccgcggagcgtctgggcccgtgagctatggccgctgagcctgcgcgtccagagcctgtgctccgcagcgggagaggccacaacagtgagaggcccgcataccgcaaaaaaaaacaaaaaaaaaagatttgtactTCTGCTGTGAGATTTCCTAGTGtcaaaattaaatcaataaaactgaacaTTTGTCTAAATATTAGTTTGCCCTTTTTTTGAATGAAGACAATATACATAAGAGGCTATGGGCTGTGCCAGTAGACTTTAAATACTAGTGTTTCATCaggatcctttttaaaaatttatataaatccCAGTTCTTGGCCCTCAGTTtcgttgttagcatttgccactTTGTAACCTGATTACCTGCTTCATCCTGCTTGAGGACCTAACTCCTGCTTCTGGTCGTTCATAACCTCCCGAAGCCCAGACAGCGCAGATGATGGTCCTGGAAATCCCTCCTGTGTGGCTCTAACGGTAAGTGTGGGGGGCGACCCCCTTCCCCGTCCCAGGGCACCGGTGCGGGTACCACTCGGGGCTCCCCTGGCCCAGTGGTGGTGGGCGGGGCTGCCACAACTCATCAGCTGACACCCATACTCGCCTTTCTGTGTTTTTGTGAAGCAAGTTTCCAATTAAGAAAAAAGGGCTAAAAATCACGGTCATGCTTTTGTGGCAGATGCAGTTACAGATCACAGTCTACCGTTAAGTTGAAGAGCGAGTGAGCTCTCCCAGTGGAGAACGAGCTTAACTCGGAACCAGCCGCTGCGTTTTCACCTGGCTCTGAAATTCGCAGAATACACTTCGTACTTTGCTGGTAAGGAAGTAGAGGCAGAGTCCTACGCTGCTTTGACTCTAACCCTGACAGATTATCAGATGGAGGTGGGTAGTAATTGGTACTTCGTGCCTTGCTAAAATTATTTTAGGTGCTGTTTGTATTTGGAAGCGAAGCTTTCTGTCAGGCCTGAAAAACAAATTACTAATGTGTTGGTTCTTCTCCAAAAGGCCCGCCCCCAAACGCTGCTCACTTGTGGGGGCAGGGACCGCGCCTTGCCCTGCGCTCCCGTGAGCTTCCGTCTGAAACTGGGCTGTTCAGCTGCTCTGCCAGCAAGTGGGCGCTTGCTATTTTGCTAGATGAGAATGAAAAGAACCTTCTACCAAATAAGGAGACTTAAAAAGAGGGCCAACAATAGCAccaatgcttttaatatttgatttCCCAAAACATCTAGTTTAACCTTAAATGATCTTTAATAATCTCTGTAATAAGCCTGATCTGAAAATTATGAAGAATGATGTTATATATATTCAGAAGTACTCTAAAATACAGCGTGTTTTTCTTGAGGTTCTTTTATTACATTGAGACGtctaaaatcaactttaaaaaaatttctcagtGCTACAGGTCAGACAGAACTGATAGAGCAGGGCTGTTAAAATCTAGCTGCCACACAAagtctttatattcattttaaatgttatctTCAAACtaaagcaaagcaaaggaaaaaacaaaaaacaccaacataataaaagtataaCATGAGTTTTCAAAATGTCATTTAGGGGAATTAAAATTCTGAGTTTTTCTCATCCAGTACGTTCAAGCCCATGATGCTCTTTAAGCAGCAAGCAATAAAGCAGCATCAGCAAGACAGATTTCAGGAAACAATCTTGTTATTAGTCATGTCAAAATTATTTGGGAAATCggctgccccacccccccaccccccatagagatttataaatgtttgtttcaAAGGGTGTTCTCGGGCTTTTGCATTCAGTGAGTGCGGACCAGTGAGGCCATCTTCCAACCACCAGGCTCTCGGTCCTCGGGCGGCCGTTCCCCTCGCACTTCTCATCTGCTTTCCCGCGGACTATAGCGAAGCCCGTGCTCCCCCTGTGAGTCGTAATCGTCGTGGTACGGGAGGTGGACCCACTCGGGCGGGTAGGTGGCCGTGCTGTACACGAAGCACTGTAGGGTCCCGCCCGCCCCCTCAACAGCGACTGTCACCCGGGTGCGCTGGTACATGTCCGGGCAGCCTTCGAACTCGTCCAGAAAGCGCAGCATCTGCTCGTCCACGGCGTAGACCTCCCCAGCCACTCGGCGCCCCTGGCCCGGCAGGTTCAGCAGCCACGGGATGTTGCGCTGCCCCGCGATCACCAGCGGGTACGGCTCGACCGTGCGACCCCAGCCCCGGAAGGCCGCGCGACCGTGGGCGCTCTCCAGCAGGACCCGGTGGTTGGGCTGGCCCGTCTTCAGGGTCCCGTACACGAACACGTGGGCCATGCAGCCGGGAGCTGCGAGCGAGCGAGGACGGACGCACAGGTCCCACGCGGCGGGGAAACGGGTGGCCTCGCCCCGGGCCTCCACTCCCGACCAGACGACACCCTTCCCAGGCAGGGTTCCAGGAAGAGCGACTCGTGTCAGATGAGGCAGCCCGTCGTGGCAGCAAGCCCTGTAGAAGTGCGGTTTTGTAGAGCAGTTAGTTTTCAGTCTCTTTAAGAGGACTTTAAACAGTAAAtattacagaaaagtaaaaataacgaTAAGcaaatagaaacatatatatatatacacacacacacgtgtatatttatatacatgaatAATCACCTGTCATCGGCTACCAAAGAGAATTCCGGTTTCAGCACTAAATTTACATTCTGGCCCTGGCAAGACGCAGCAAAACGTTAGCTGCACCTTTCTGTGTTCCTTCCTTCTTCAAGGTCCTAGAGGGTGACACTGCCTCCCTGTGACTCAGCCCAGCGACCGACCATGTCTCCAGTGAGAGAGAAGGTAAATATTTACCCCCCTTCCTGGGTCTGGGCCACAGATTATTACATAACCGACCAAAGTGATTTGTGTAAAAGTGActcaaacaaaaatggaaacgaAAAGTTAAATGTATGGGCCCCTCTTCCAAGCCTGGGCCCCTCTTCCAAGCCTGGCATCTAGCTGCCCCGCTTGCCCCCAGCCCTTCAGACACCGAGGGACATGGCCCCGGTGTGCCAAGCGGGCTCTGCCGCCAGTCACATGGCCAAGTGGCCCTTGGAGAAGTCACACTTAACTCATAGGACTCGACTTTCTTCCCAGCAAACACGGGCTGGTCTGGGGGTCCACCTCCTCAGGGCGTCCAGGGAGGATGGGTGGTGCCCACAGGCCATCACAGCTGCCCACTCGGGCCGACCCTTCCTCTCTGCCGCCTCGGTCTCAGCCGCCAGCCTTCAGCAGGACAGAGACAGGATGGGAGCTCTCGTTGTAGTGACTGACAGCAGAGGAAGGGCAGATCGGAGTGGTGAGGCTTAAGCGGCGGCTGCCCAGGTATGCAAGTCAAGCTGTGAATGAGGAGAGCCTGGACTCGGAGGTGCAGGGGCCGAGGAGGCGGCAGGCCCACTGCTGCTGCGGGAGGGCGTGCCTGGGAGGATGGAGAGATGGAGCGGGGGGCCTAGGGCGGGCGGGAGCCCAGCCAGCCCCGCCTTCCCTCTCCCACACTTGCATCCGCCTTCCAGCATGTTCTGGCAGTAACAACTCCAGGTCAAAGTGGGATGCACGGCTCCCACCCTCACCGGGACCGTCCCCCAGAACCCTGGTGGGCCCGCTGCCTGGTCCCTCCGGCCTGTCCCCGTGCAGCCCCCAGGGGCCTGGCCGCACACTCTCCAGGGCTCAGCCTGTTGGGGCCTGTGGCCGTGAGCCCTTGCCTCCCTTTCCAGGTGACACCCTCCCTGAGCGGCACCCACCACAGCCCTCCGTCACCCTGGTTGGCTCTCTTCGTGGCGCATGTTCTCTAAACCACTGCTTGCCTTGTTCGCTACCAGAACGTGAAGAGTTGAGAGCTCAGCGAAACGGCCCAGTCCCTCAAGGCCGAGTCTCGGGTTGGTGAGGactgaggccacacagctgggcCGGGGCCAGACCAGTTGACACTGGAGGTATCACATTGCTCGTCACTCCTGATCGCTGGTGTTCTCGTGTCCCCGCCCTTTGATTAGATTTTAAAGCAACACGTGTCCGTAAGATAAAGTCAAATAACTTCACAAGGAAACTAAAATCCCTACCCATTCCCACTCCCTTGAAGAGACCTGTTTAAGCCCCTGAACTGTTGTTGCATTTGGTATTTGTCTCCACGTTGTTGGTTATACCGCTGCTTCCCGATGTTTTAAATTGTCTGCCTTCCTACCCAAAGCAGGTGAGCACAGTGGTTTAAAGCACAGACTTTAGAACCAACTTCCCTGGgttgaaatcctggctctgccacttattagctgtgtgactttaggcaaacaacttaacctctctgtgccccggCTTCCTGGACTGTCAGAGGAGGCAGACAGCCACCTGCCTGGAGGACTGCTGTGGTGGTGCAGGAGTTGACACCCGGGGCCGGTCCCGCCCACTCGGTAAGGCTGCGTCAGACGTTCCTGCTATAGAGCCTGGCGCCTGCCTCTCGCCCCACATTCCTCCAATAGGCTCACATCACAATTTTTGGTCAAATCCATATTCAGTTCAGCATTAAGACTATGTAGACACTGTTCTCAGATAAGGCACATAGTGTACTATGATTAATTTCCTTTCTTggacttcttgttttttttggaaTTGAAAATTACTTcggccttttttccttttttgcgcTTTGCTCCAGTTCCTCTGACAGCCTCCGGCCTCATGTTTTCTGAAGGCACCTGAGGAACCCTTTCGGCCCTGACCCCCCGCGGCTTCCATTCCTCCCGGGAGCTGTGGCTCCCGGCGGCCTCCCTGCTCCAGCCTGGTCTGCAGTGCATCCCACGCTTCTCCCAGAGCCCTGTCCCTGCGTCCCACGGCCCCTTCTTGGTTGACTCCCTCATTTTACTGAAGCTTGTTCTTTCCCAACCTCACTTAACAGTGTAACTAGGTGAGATTTCTCACTGCTTTCTTCCAGAATTTTGAAGTCGTTTCTTCCTTGTCTTCTGATGCTCCCGTTCATGCTGAGACATCCAGGGCCATTGGGACCCACAACCACTTGTACGGGACTCAGGTTCTTCTCTGGAGGCTCCTAGGGGCTTCTTTTCGCCCTTGGATTGTGAGGTTCTATAATAAGGAGTCTCCATGTGggattttttcattcattgtgcCAGAAACTTCCATCTGAAGACTCATTATCTTGGGTCCTAGGaattttcttccctctccttccttcctgttctcTTTCTGGGTCTCCAGAACTCAGATGTTGCATATCCTGGATTAATCTCCCACTTTTCTTTTTGTAGTCTATTATCTTCCAGCActtctattattttgaaaaatatttttgccacCATATTTATTTCCAAGATCTTTTTCCTGTTCCCTCATTTCGTCAGCATCCAGTTCTTTCTCAGCATAATCCCATCTCTCCTCATCATGAATTTGGAGGGGTTTTAAGTTTATCTTTCCCAGTATTGCCTCTATTTCTCCtaaattcctctcttctccttgttttatgtttctttaagAGGTTTTCTTCAAGCATCTCAGTATCCTTGGCTGGCCTTTCACGTGGAAAGTGGGACACCATGCAGGAAGCTGTGTGTGAGGGGGAGCCTGTCGACTGGCTGGCCTGGCGTGAGGGCTGGATAATGGAATCCACAGGAATGTGGACTCCTCTCCCTCCCCGTCTTTCTTTAGGGTGCCCCTCGCCTGCACCCTTGGCTGGGCCTGGTCCTCCCGACACCAGACTTCCCGCTAAGCTTCTCCCGACAGTAACCCACCCTTGCCCTGCTGGGCAGAGGGACGGTCGGGGTCTCTGCTTCCCGCTCAAATggccccctcctccttttccacCCCTCACCCCGCCCTCACACGACTACAGGGCAGCAGTGGGAGCTTCCCTGGCGTCCGGGGCGCTGCTGGCGGGCTCCCCAGCAGGGATTTAGGTTTCCGGTGTCTCGAGGCTGCTGAGTCAGCCAGCActcatctctctatctatcttCCAGAATCTCGTTGCCCTCTCCCATCTGTTGTCTTCATGGGTCACGGGGAGTGGCCTTTAGGGACAGAGCGGGGATAAAGGAGCCTGTTCCTcgcaccactgcaccaccgggccTTCCCTCACGGGGCCCTGGCTCGGCCACTGTGTCCTTCTGGAGGCTCGACGTGGGACAGGAAGCAGCAGTGCCTCAGGAGCTGCTTGCTTAGACGGGTGGTGAGAAGAGTTCACTAGGGTACCGGAGACGGGAGTGTGTCGCCAAGAGAAAGCCAGTAATGTAGCAACTCTGGGGACCAGAGAGGCTGGTGACggccagtttacactcccacctacagtgcacaagggttccaatttctccacatccccactggtacttatttcctcccttcctcccttctctctctttttttatagtGGCCATCCTAAAGGGTGTGGGGTGGTAtttcactgtgggtttttttaaatttttttattggagtatagttgatttacaatgttgtgttagtttcaggtgtacagcaaagtgattcagttatacatattcatatattcattctttttcagattctttacccatattggttattacagaatattgaggagttccctgtgctatacagtaggtccttgttggttatctattttatatatagtagtgtgtgtatgttaatcccaaactcctaatttatccccccccccccgtttcccctttggtaaccataatgtttttgaaatctgtgagtgtttttctgttttgtaaataagttcatttgtatcatttttttaaatgagagtcCACATGAGTGATattatatatgtctttctctttctgatttacttcacttagtatgatcatctcttggtccatccatgttgctgcaaatggcattatttcgttcttttctatggctgagtaatattccattgtatatacatactacatcttttttatccattcatctgtcgatggacatttaggttgctttcatgtcttggctattgtaaatagtgctgcagtgaacactggggtgcatgtatcttttcgaattatggttttctttggatatatgcccaggagtgggattgctggatcatatattagttctatttttagcttttaaggaacctccatactgttctccatagtggttctaccaatttacattcctgccagcagtgtaaggggggttcccttttctccacaccctctccagcatttattatttgcagactttttgatgatggccattctgacctgtgtgaggtgatacctcataatagttttgatttgcatttctgtgattaccgacgttgagcatcgtttcatgtgctttttggccacgTGTATGTCTCCTTTtgagtgtctatttaggtcttctgcccattttttgatcgggttgtttgtttttttgatattgagctgcatgagctgttgtactttgttgttgttttgtttttttttgcggtacgcgggcctctcaccgccgtggcctctcctgctgcggagcaacatgctccagacgcgcaggcccagcggccgtggcccacaggcacagccgctccacggcatgtgggatcctcccagaccggggcacgaacccgtgtcccctgcatcggcaggcggaccctcaaccactgcgccaccagggaagcccgagctgttgtatattttggagattaattcccttgttggtcacttcgtttgcaaatattttctcccatgctgtgggctgtcttttcattttgtttcatcgtgagtcttaatttgcatttctgtaatgattagtgatgttgaacatcttttcatgttggccattgcatatcttctttggagaaatgtctcttcaagtcctttgcctgttttttcttttgttgttgttttgttttgttttatttattttggttgcgctgggtcttagttgcagcaggcagggctccttagttgtggctcgccggctccttcagttgcagctcactggctccttagctgtggcatgcaaactcttagttgtggcatgcatgtgggatctagttccctgaccagggctagaacccatgtcccctgcattgggaggaggattcttaaccactgtaccaccagggaagccctggtgcctgttttttaatcagactttttttctttgttgagttACTGGAGTTCTCTGTATcttctggatattaacctcttattagatatatgatttgcaaatattttctcccatttcataggttgaGGTcacctttttactctgttgattgtgttttttgctgcacagaagttttaaattttgatgtcaCCCAATTCTTGCTTTTATTGCCTGTCAttctggtgtcatatccaagaaacccTTGCCAAGCccagtgtcatgaagcttttgCCCTGTGTcttctcctaagagttttatagtttagctCTTACGTTGAGCACTTTTATCCATGTTGAGTTAATCTTTGTATACAGTGTAAAGTAAGGACCCAACTTCATGCTTTTGCATATAAATATCTAGTTTTCCaattgttgaaaagaccatctgTTCCCTGTTGGTCTTtccacctttgtcaaaaatcatttgaccatatatctaaggatttatttctgggttatTTCTGCATTCTCTATTGTGTTCAATTGATCTACATATCTGTCTTAATGTcagtatcatgctgttttgattgctgtagctttgcagtatgttttgaaatcaggacatatgagacctccaactttattgtttttttgttttttcctcaagattgctctgCTCACTTGGGGtcccttgaaattccatatgaatttcaggatgggttttttttggggtttttttttcctgaaagaaacACTATTGGGAATTTTGACAAGAATAGCATTAAATCTGTTTAGGTggtactgacatcttaacaatattaagtcttccaatccatgaagaggtctttctatttaatttctttcaacaatgttttgtagttttcagtgtacaagtctttcatctccttggttaagtttcctaagtattttattctttttgatgttat is a window of Delphinus delphis chromosome 18, mDelDel1.2, whole genome shotgun sequence DNA encoding:
- the GGACT gene encoding gamma-glutamylaminecyclotransferase; translated protein: MAHVFVYGTLKTGQPNHRVLLESAHGRAAFRGWGRTVEPYPLVIAGQRNIPWLLNLPGQGRRVAGEVYAVDEQMLRFLDEFEGCPDMYQRTRVTVAVEGAGGTLQCFVYSTATYPPEWVHLPYHDDYDSQGEHGLRYSPRESR